The proteins below come from a single Ochotona princeps isolate mOchPri1 chromosome 13, mOchPri1.hap1, whole genome shotgun sequence genomic window:
- the LOC131481747 gene encoding vomeronasal type-1 receptor 51-like has protein sequence MLSLKHVYFFEAGIGILANTFLLVFHIFTIHQMHRPRPTDMITCQLAFVHMVMLLIALYISSADMFKSLGFPNELKCKVMLYVSRVSRGLSISITCLLSIVQVITISPSSFYLSRFKQKLTKHIAIAFFCICCFSLCSNSNMIINTVAHSNRTNLLNVSKYCSLSSINSIVRALYRMINLSQNIFFVGMMLLSSMYMVIFLCSHQRKSEYLHSMSISPRTSPAKRATCTVLVLVSFFVIMYCVDSIISFFSAVLWKYEPVVLGVQTLVGNMDATVSPLVLISSDKRIVDILKKVIFANFFKSQ, from the coding sequence ATGTTATCACTGAAACATGTGTATTTTTTCGAAGCTGGCATTGGTATCTTAGCCAATAccttcctccttgtcttccacatcttcacaatCCATCAAATGCATAGACCTAGACCAACAGACATGATCACTTGTCAGTTGGCATTTGTCCATATGGTGATGCTACTTATCGCTCTATATATTTCATCTGCAGACATGTTCAAATCCCTGGgatttccaaatgaattaaaGTGTAAAGTTATGCTCTACGTGAGTAGAGTGTCTAGgggtctctccatctccatcacCTGTCTGCTGAGCATTGTTCAGgtcatcaccatcagtcccagctccttctactTGTCAAGATTTAAACAGAAACTCACAAAACATATTGCCAttgctttcttctgtatttgttGCTTCAGCCTTTGTTCCAATAGCAACATGATCATCAACACTGTAGCTCATTCCAACAGGACCAATCTCCTCAATGTCAGTAAGTACTGCTCACTCAGCTCAATTAATTCCATTGTCAGGGCACTATATCGCATGATTAACTTGTCCCAGAACATTTTCTTCGTAGGAATGATGCTCCTCTCCAGCATgtacatggtgattttcttatgtagccatcagaggaagtctgagtacctTCACAGCATGAGCATTTCCCCAAGAACCTCCCCAGCAAAAAGGGCCACCTGTACTGTCCTAGTGCTggtgagtttctttgtgattatgtatTGTGTGGATAGTATTATCTCATTCTTCTCAGCTGTATTGTGGAAATATGAACCTGTGGTCCTGGGTGTGCAGACACTGGTGGGAAACATGGATGCCACTGTCAGTCCTTTGGTGCTCATTAGCTCTGACAAGAGAATAGTTGACATTCTGAAAAAAGTAATATTTGCCAATTTTTTCAAGAGTCAGTAA